The following are from one region of the Rhizobacter sp. AJA081-3 genome:
- a CDS encoding hemerythrin domain-containing protein, with amino-acid sequence MSHPALTIIRDEHGALSAMLRSLSMLLAEHRRHGSLPDFSVLRAMLFYVDEFPEQLHHTKESELLFPKLRARCPEVAPVLDKLDRDHARGEKAIRDLEHDLLAFEVLGEPRRAAFEQAVERYIEFYLSHMRIEEEEVIPLAVKNLTAQDWAELDTAFLANRDPLTGHEPTDQYRPLFTKIVQNTPAPIGLGPALT; translated from the coding sequence ATGTCCCACCCTGCCCTGACCATCATCCGCGACGAACACGGCGCGCTGTCGGCGATGCTGCGCTCGCTGTCCATGCTGCTGGCCGAGCACCGCCGCCACGGCTCGCTGCCCGACTTCAGCGTGCTGCGCGCAATGCTGTTCTATGTCGACGAATTCCCCGAGCAGCTGCACCACACCAAGGAAAGCGAACTGCTGTTCCCGAAGCTGCGCGCGCGCTGCCCGGAAGTCGCCCCGGTGCTCGACAAGCTCGACCGCGACCACGCGCGTGGCGAGAAGGCCATCCGCGACCTCGAGCACGACCTGCTCGCCTTCGAGGTGCTCGGCGAGCCGCGCCGCGCGGCTTTCGAGCAGGCGGTGGAGCGCTACATCGAGTTCTACCTGAGCCACATGCGCATCGAGGAAGAAGAGGTGATTCCGCTGGCCGTCAAGAACCTCACCGCGCAGGACTGGGCCGAGCTCGACACCGCCTTCCTCGCCAACCGCGACCCGCTCACCGGCCACGAGCCGACCGACCAGTACCGCCCGCTGTTCACGAAGATCGTGCAGAACACGCCGGCGCCGATCGGCCTGGGGCCCGCGCTGACCTGA
- the gap gene encoding type I glyceraldehyde-3-phosphate dehydrogenase produces the protein MTIKIGINGFGRIGRMVFRAAVQNFKDIEVVGINDLLEPDYLAYMLKYDSVHGRFKGDVAVDGHTLIVNGKKIRLTAVKDPAELKWGEVGADIVVESTGLFLTKETCQKHIDAGAKKVIQSAPSKDDTPMFVFGVNDKSYKGETIISNASCTTNCLAPVAKVLNDAFGIKRGLMTTVHAATATQKTVDGPSNKDWRGGRGILENIIPSSTGAAKAVGVVIPELNKKLTGMSFRVPTSDVSVIDLTAELVKEASWDDICNAMKAAAAGPMKGVLGYTEDKVVSTDFRGEPMTSVFDADAGIALDKTFVKVVAWYDNEWGYSNKVLEMVRVIAR, from the coding sequence ATGACCATCAAGATCGGCATCAACGGCTTCGGCCGCATCGGGCGCATGGTGTTCCGCGCCGCCGTCCAGAACTTCAAGGACATCGAGGTGGTCGGCATCAACGACCTGCTCGAGCCCGACTACCTGGCCTACATGCTCAAGTACGACTCGGTGCACGGCCGCTTCAAGGGCGACGTGGCGGTCGACGGCCACACGCTGATCGTCAACGGCAAGAAGATCCGCCTGACCGCGGTGAAGGACCCGGCGGAGCTCAAATGGGGCGAAGTCGGCGCCGACATCGTCGTCGAGTCGACCGGCCTGTTCCTGACCAAGGAAACCTGCCAGAAGCACATCGACGCCGGCGCCAAGAAGGTCATCCAGAGCGCGCCGTCGAAGGACGATACGCCGATGTTCGTGTTCGGCGTGAACGACAAGAGCTACAAGGGCGAGACGATCATCTCCAACGCCTCGTGCACGACCAACTGCCTGGCCCCGGTGGCCAAGGTGCTCAACGACGCCTTCGGCATCAAGCGCGGCCTGATGACCACGGTGCACGCCGCCACCGCCACGCAGAAGACCGTCGACGGCCCGAGCAACAAGGACTGGCGCGGCGGCCGCGGCATCCTCGAGAACATCATCCCGAGCAGTACCGGCGCGGCCAAGGCGGTGGGCGTGGTGATCCCCGAGCTGAACAAGAAGCTCACGGGCATGTCCTTCCGCGTGCCCACCAGCGACGTCAGCGTGATCGACCTCACCGCCGAGCTGGTGAAGGAAGCCAGCTGGGACGACATCTGCAACGCGATGAAGGCCGCTGCCGCCGGACCGATGAAGGGCGTGCTCGGCTACACCGAAGACAAGGTGGTCTCGACCGACTTCCGCGGCGAGCCCATGACCTCGGTGTTCGACGCCGACGCCGGCATCGCGTTGGACAAGACCTTCGTGAAGGTCGTGGCCTGGTACGACAACGAGTGGGGCTACTCGAACAAGGTGCTCGAGATGGTGCGCGTGATCGCGCGCTGA
- the tkt gene encoding transketolase has product MADLAPTIAPSSTAVMANAIRALAMDAVQQANSGHPGAPMGMAEVAVALWGTQNGHLRHNPANPHWADRDRFVLSNGHGSMLVYALLHLSGYDLPMSELRNFRQMHSKTPGHPEVGVTPGIETTTGPLGQGITNAVGMALAEKLLAGEFNRPGHTVVDHRTYVFLGDGCLMEGISHEACALAGAWKLSKLVALYDDNGISIDGNVAPWFIDDTPKRFEAYGWNVIRAVDGHDAAAVSAALDKAKGSDKPTLICCKTTIGKGSPNRAGTAKAHGEALGADEIKLTRVALGWGHEPFVIPEGAYAQWDAKARGAKLEGDWNARFDAYRAAFPEQAAEFTRRMRGELPANWAQTVADTLAAANAKAETVASRKASQIALEAFTKALPELLGGSADLTGSNLTNTSSTPALRFGADGASNGGRHINYGVREFGMAAVMNGIALHGGFIPYGGTFLTFSDYSRNAIRMAALMKQRVVHVFTHDSIGLGEDGPTHQSVEHAAALRVIPGLDVWRPADTAETAAAWAAAIVNAHRPSALLLSRQNLPYAPKANLADMAKGGYVLAEPGEVGLKKKAQAVIIATGSEVQLALHAQQQLAAIGIAVRVVSLPSTSVFDRQSVAYKSSVLPAGLPRVAVEAGVTDGWWKYGCAAVVGIDTYGESAPAGVLFKHFGFTAENVATTVRAVLASR; this is encoded by the coding sequence ATGGCCGATCTCGCACCCACCATCGCCCCTTCCTCGACGGCCGTGATGGCCAACGCGATCCGCGCCCTGGCGATGGATGCCGTGCAGCAGGCCAATTCCGGCCACCCCGGCGCGCCGATGGGCATGGCCGAGGTGGCGGTGGCCCTGTGGGGGACGCAGAACGGCCACCTGCGCCACAACCCGGCCAACCCGCACTGGGCCGATCGCGACCGCTTCGTCCTCTCGAACGGCCACGGCTCGATGCTCGTCTACGCGCTGCTGCACCTGTCCGGCTACGACCTGCCGATGAGCGAGCTGCGCAACTTCCGCCAGATGCACAGCAAGACGCCGGGCCACCCCGAGGTCGGCGTGACGCCGGGCATCGAAACCACCACCGGCCCGCTCGGCCAGGGCATCACCAACGCGGTGGGCATGGCGCTGGCCGAGAAGCTGCTGGCCGGCGAGTTCAACCGCCCGGGCCACACGGTGGTCGACCACCGCACCTACGTGTTCCTCGGCGACGGCTGCCTGATGGAGGGCATCAGCCACGAGGCCTGCGCGCTGGCCGGCGCCTGGAAGCTGTCCAAGCTGGTCGCGCTGTACGACGACAACGGCATCTCGATCGACGGCAACGTGGCGCCCTGGTTCATCGACGACACGCCCAAGCGCTTCGAGGCCTATGGCTGGAACGTGATCCGCGCGGTCGACGGCCACGATGCCGCTGCCGTGAGCGCCGCCCTCGACAAGGCCAAGGGCTCCGACAAGCCGACGCTGATCTGCTGCAAGACGACCATCGGCAAGGGCTCGCCGAACCGCGCCGGCACCGCCAAGGCGCACGGCGAGGCGCTCGGCGCCGACGAGATCAAGCTTACGCGCGTCGCGCTGGGCTGGGGCCACGAGCCGTTCGTGATCCCGGAGGGTGCCTACGCGCAGTGGGACGCCAAGGCGCGTGGTGCGAAGCTCGAGGGTGACTGGAATGCACGCTTCGACGCCTACCGCGCCGCCTTCCCCGAGCAGGCGGCCGAGTTCACCCGCCGCATGCGCGGCGAGCTGCCGGCGAACTGGGCGCAGACGGTCGCCGACACGCTGGCCGCCGCCAATGCCAAGGCCGAGACGGTGGCCAGCCGCAAGGCCAGCCAGATCGCGCTGGAGGCCTTCACCAAGGCGCTGCCCGAGTTGCTCGGCGGCAGCGCCGACCTGACCGGCTCCAACCTCACCAACACCAGCTCGACGCCTGCGCTGCGCTTCGGCGCCGATGGCGCGAGCAACGGTGGCCGCCACATCAACTACGGCGTGCGCGAGTTCGGCATGGCCGCGGTGATGAACGGCATCGCGCTGCACGGCGGCTTCATTCCCTACGGTGGCACCTTCCTGACCTTCAGCGACTACAGCCGCAATGCCATCCGCATGGCCGCTCTGATGAAGCAGCGCGTCGTGCACGTGTTCACGCACGACTCCATCGGCCTGGGCGAAGACGGCCCGACGCACCAGAGCGTCGAGCACGCCGCCGCGCTGCGCGTCATCCCGGGCCTGGACGTCTGGCGCCCGGCCGACACCGCCGAGACCGCCGCCGCCTGGGCCGCCGCGATAGTCAACGCACACCGCCCGAGCGCGCTGCTGCTGTCGAGGCAGAACCTGCCCTACGCGCCGAAGGCGAACCTGGCCGACATGGCCAAGGGCGGCTACGTGCTCGCCGAACCCGGCGAGGTGGGACTGAAGAAGAAGGCACAGGCGGTGATCATCGCCACCGGCTCCGAGGTGCAGCTCGCGCTGCACGCGCAGCAGCAGCTGGCCGCGATTGGCATCGCGGTGCGTGTGGTCTCGCTGCCGTCGACCAGTGTGTTCGACCGCCAGAGCGTGGCCTACAAGAGCTCGGTGCTGCCCGCCGGTCTGCCGCGCGTGGCCGTCGAAGCCGGCGTCACCGACGGCTGGTGGAAGTACGGCTGCGCCGCGGTGGTCGGCATCGACACGTATGGCGAGTCGGCCCCGGCCGGCGTGCTCTTCAAACATTTCGGCTTCACCGCCGAGAACGTCGCCACCACCGTGCGGGCCGTCCTGGCGTCGCGCTGA
- the speD gene encoding adenosylmethionine decarboxylase, with product MHGLHLTADLHRCAVARAEMTDPSALRELCRAAVHGSGLTPVNELFHRFAQAPGSAEPAGITGVVLLAESHLAVHTWPELGAVTLDVYVCNFGADNSARAHSLLGALIDAFAPARVERHELVRGARTAMAPT from the coding sequence ATGCATGGTTTGCACCTCACCGCCGATCTGCACCGCTGCGCCGTGGCGCGGGCCGAGATGACCGATCCGTCGGCCCTGCGCGAGCTCTGCCGGGCGGCGGTGCACGGCAGCGGGCTGACTCCGGTGAATGAACTGTTCCACCGTTTCGCGCAGGCGCCGGGCAGCGCGGAGCCGGCCGGCATCACCGGCGTGGTGCTGCTGGCCGAGTCGCACCTGGCGGTGCACACCTGGCCTGAACTCGGCGCCGTGACGCTGGACGTCTACGTGTGCAACTTCGGCGCCGACAACTCGGCGCGCGCCCACAGCCTGCTCGGCGCCTTGATCGACGCTTTCGCGCCCGCGCGGGTGGAGCGTCACGAACTCGTGCGCGGCGCGCGCACTGCAATGGCACCGACTTGA
- a CDS encoding aldo/keto reductase produces MQYRRLGRSGLQVSLLSLGSWVTYHNQVDTKAAQEMLAAAMDAGVNFFDNAEAYARGHSEVVMGEAIRALNWPRLNYVVSTKFFWGLDREGNAVNRRDTLNRKYLMQAIDGSLGRMKLDFIDLVFCHRPDPNTPIEETVRAMSDMITQGKALYWGTSEWSAADIRSAWDIAERHHLHKPVMEQPQYHLFHRQRVEQEYAPLYESIGLGLTTWSPLASGLLTGKYRGGVPAGSRGALQGMDFLVAGLTDGAKNAAVGQLEGVAADLGCSVAQLAIAWVARNPHVSTVITGASRLDQLRGNLGALEVVDKLTPDWLARIDAITRPLAQ; encoded by the coding sequence ATGCAATACCGACGCCTCGGCCGCTCCGGCCTGCAAGTCAGCCTGCTGTCGCTGGGCTCCTGGGTCACGTACCACAACCAGGTCGACACCAAGGCGGCGCAGGAGATGCTCGCCGCTGCGATGGATGCCGGCGTCAACTTCTTCGACAACGCCGAAGCCTATGCGCGCGGCCACAGCGAGGTCGTGATGGGCGAGGCGATCCGAGCGCTGAACTGGCCGCGGCTGAACTACGTCGTCTCGACCAAGTTCTTCTGGGGCCTTGACCGCGAGGGCAACGCCGTCAACCGCCGCGACACGCTGAACCGCAAGTACTTGATGCAAGCCATCGACGGTTCGCTCGGCCGCATGAAGCTCGACTTCATCGACCTGGTGTTCTGCCACCGGCCCGACCCGAACACGCCGATCGAGGAGACGGTCCGGGCGATGAGCGACATGATCACGCAGGGCAAGGCGCTCTACTGGGGGACCAGCGAGTGGAGCGCGGCCGACATCCGCAGCGCCTGGGACATCGCCGAGCGCCACCACCTTCACAAGCCGGTAATGGAGCAGCCGCAGTACCACCTGTTCCACCGCCAGCGCGTGGAGCAGGAGTACGCGCCGCTGTACGAATCCATCGGCCTGGGCCTGACCACCTGGAGCCCGCTGGCCTCGGGCCTGCTCACCGGCAAGTACCGAGGCGGCGTGCCGGCGGGCAGCCGCGGCGCGCTGCAGGGGATGGATTTCCTCGTCGCCGGCCTCACCGACGGGGCGAAGAACGCCGCCGTGGGCCAGCTCGAGGGCGTGGCCGCCGACCTGGGCTGCAGCGTGGCGCAGCTGGCCATCGCCTGGGTGGCGCGAAACCCGCACGTCAGCACGGTGATCACCGGCGCCTCGCGGCTCGATCAGCTGCGCGGCAACCTGGGTGCGCTGGAGGTGGTCGACAAGCTGACGCCCGACTGGCTGGCGCGCATCGACGCGATCACCCGGCCGCTGGCGCAGTAG
- the murU gene encoding N-acetylmuramate alpha-1-phosphate uridylyltransferase MurU — translation MKAIILAAGRGERMRPLTDHTPKPLLRVRGKPLIEWHLEGLARGGVREVVVNTAWLEEQIVASLGDGQRFGMAIRYSLEGRDHGGALETAGGLKKALPLLGVSGDQPFWYVAADVFAPAFDFGPAAASAIQAGQLGHLWMVPNPPQHPGGDFGLADGLATAADGGPSFTWSGIGLFRPTFVTELMAELPLGEKARLRPYLDASIAQRRLGARRWEGGWADVGTPERLRALDEGTG, via the coding sequence ATGAAAGCCATCATCCTGGCCGCCGGCCGCGGCGAACGCATGCGGCCGCTGACCGACCACACCCCGAAGCCGCTGCTGCGCGTGCGCGGCAAGCCGCTGATCGAGTGGCACCTCGAAGGCCTGGCGCGCGGCGGCGTGCGTGAGGTGGTGGTCAACACGGCCTGGCTGGAGGAGCAGATCGTCGCCTCGCTCGGCGACGGCCAACGCTTCGGCATGGCCATCCGCTACTCGCTCGAAGGCCGCGACCACGGCGGCGCGCTCGAAACCGCCGGCGGCCTGAAGAAGGCATTGCCGCTGCTGGGCGTCTCGGGTGACCAGCCCTTCTGGTACGTCGCCGCCGACGTCTTCGCCCCGGCCTTCGACTTCGGCCCCGCAGCAGCCTCGGCAATCCAGGCCGGCCAGCTCGGCCACTTGTGGATGGTGCCCAACCCGCCGCAGCACCCTGGCGGCGACTTCGGCCTTGCCGACGGCCTGGCCACGGCAGCGGACGGCGGCCCGAGCTTCACCTGGTCGGGCATCGGCCTGTTCCGGCCGACCTTCGTCACCGAGCTGATGGCAGAGCTGCCACTGGGCGAGAAAGCCCGGCTGCGGCCTTATCTCGATGCGTCGATCGCTCAGCGGCGCCTGGGCGCGCGGCGCTGGGAGGGCGGCTGGGCCGACGTCGGCACACCCGAGCGACTGCGCGCGCTCGACGAAGGCACCGGCTGA
- a CDS encoding MarR family winged helix-turn-helix transcriptional regulator: MATAKTTAKKRSSPHGTQSWLAVVRAYNLCDAVMTARLAALGVRVAEHEVLANLATAPGITQQALAARCFVAKSGVSMLLTQMEARGWVRREADAADARVKRLQLTPAGQALAAQTLQLQSQVVAAMVAGASEAELELVTAVMQRVSAQLEALRDAPTLTPASVPRSRARPPARRG, from the coding sequence ATGGCGACTGCAAAGACCACTGCGAAGAAGCGCTCCTCCCCGCACGGCACCCAGTCCTGGCTGGCCGTGGTGCGTGCCTACAACCTGTGCGACGCGGTGATGACGGCGCGCCTGGCGGCACTGGGCGTGCGCGTCGCGGAGCACGAGGTGCTGGCCAATCTGGCCACCGCGCCGGGCATCACGCAGCAGGCGCTGGCGGCGCGCTGCTTCGTCGCCAAGAGCGGCGTCAGCATGCTGCTCACCCAGATGGAGGCGCGCGGCTGGGTGCGCCGCGAGGCCGACGCGGCCGATGCGCGCGTCAAGCGCCTGCAGCTCACGCCGGCCGGGCAGGCACTGGCCGCACAGACGCTGCAGCTGCAGTCGCAGGTGGTGGCGGCGATGGTGGCCGGCGCCAGCGAGGCCGAGCTCGAACTCGTCACCGCGGTGATGCAGCGCGTCTCGGCGCAGCTCGAGGCGCTGCGCGACGCGCCGACGCTCACGCCCGCATCAGTGCCTCGATCTCGCGCGCGTCCACCGGCACGTCGCGGCTGA
- a CDS encoding aminopeptidase P N-terminal domain-containing protein: MKRGAAASPEVCALRRTRLAEQLARHGGGVAVLPTAPERPRSGDSDHPYRHDSHFHYLTGFDEPQAWLLLDASGRSTLLCREKNTEREIWDGHRVGPEAAPATLGVHDAHPVEALDKLAAERLANASAVWFPFGLHDGLQARVDGWLAELRTRERSGVQPPAMQRDLSPLLSEMRLVKDESELGTMRRAARISAGAHARAMRYCAEHFRGGSAGLPEYRIEAELLHEFRRHGAQAPAYGSIVAAGANACVLHYAAGDAELRPGELCLIDAGCELDGYASDITRTFPADGRFSAAQRELYELVLAAQQAAVAATRPGARKQDAHWAAVRVLSQGMLDCGLLDRRKVGDVDAVIDSAAYRAFYMHGTGHWLGRDVHDVGDYLAADEDPVEQPDGLGGRVVKRPSRVLQPGMVVTIEPGLYVRPAEGVPERYWNIGIRIEDDAVVTASGCELISRDVPVDAREIEALMRA; this comes from the coding sequence ATGAAGCGCGGCGCCGCCGCGAGCCCGGAGGTCTGTGCCCTGCGCCGTACCCGCCTGGCCGAGCAACTGGCCCGGCACGGCGGCGGCGTCGCCGTGCTGCCCACTGCACCCGAGCGGCCGCGCAGCGGCGACAGCGACCACCCCTATCGCCACGACAGCCACTTCCACTACCTGACCGGCTTCGACGAGCCACAGGCCTGGCTGCTGCTGGACGCCAGTGGCCGCAGCACGCTGCTGTGCCGCGAGAAGAACACCGAGCGAGAGATCTGGGACGGCCACCGCGTCGGCCCCGAAGCGGCTCCGGCCACGCTGGGCGTGCACGATGCGCATCCCGTCGAGGCACTCGACAAGCTGGCCGCGGAGCGCCTGGCCAACGCCAGCGCCGTGTGGTTCCCGTTCGGGCTGCACGACGGGCTGCAGGCACGCGTGGACGGCTGGCTCGCCGAGTTGCGCACGCGCGAGCGCAGCGGCGTGCAGCCGCCGGCCATGCAGCGCGACCTGTCGCCGCTGCTGTCGGAGATGCGGCTCGTCAAGGACGAGTCCGAGCTGGGCACGATGCGCCGCGCCGCGCGCATCTCCGCCGGTGCGCATGCGCGGGCGATGCGCTACTGCGCCGAGCACTTTCGCGGCGGCAGCGCCGGCCTGCCGGAATACCGCATCGAGGCCGAGCTGCTGCACGAGTTCCGCCGCCATGGCGCGCAGGCGCCGGCCTACGGCTCCATCGTCGCGGCAGGCGCGAACGCCTGCGTGCTGCACTACGCCGCGGGCGACGCCGAATTGCGCCCCGGCGAGCTGTGCCTGATCGACGCCGGCTGCGAGCTCGACGGCTACGCCAGCGACATCACCCGCACCTTCCCCGCCGACGGCCGCTTCAGCGCCGCGCAGCGTGAACTCTACGAGCTGGTGCTGGCCGCGCAGCAGGCCGCCGTGGCCGCCACGCGCCCCGGCGCGCGCAAGCAGGACGCCCACTGGGCCGCAGTGCGCGTGCTCTCGCAGGGCATGCTCGACTGCGGCCTGCTCGACCGCCGCAAGGTCGGCGATGTCGACGCGGTGATCGACAGCGCCGCCTACCGCGCCTTCTACATGCACGGCACCGGTCACTGGCTGGGTCGCGACGTGCACGACGTTGGCGACTACCTGGCCGCCGACGAAGACCCGGTGGAGCAGCCCGACGGCCTGGGCGGGCGCGTCGTCAAGCGCCCCTCGCGCGTGCTGCAGCCCGGCATGGTGGTGACGATCGAGCCGGGCCTGTACGTGCGGCCGGCCGAGGGCGTGCCCGAGCGCTACTGGAACATCGGCATCCGCATCGAGGACGACGCCGTCGTCACCGCGAGCGGCTGCGAGCTGATCAGCCGCGACGTGCCGGTGGACGCGCGCGAGATCGAGGCACTGATGCGGGCGTGA
- a CDS encoding PKD domain-containing protein encodes MKNIRLLIAAAIVVASAPLAAQTLQSVKVDPATAEPGKPVTITAAFDISNGLNCNVRIHFGDGASQDQKINQEKDANLAVQHSYAKAGSYTVKVEPKTKLPALKCLGKNQEAVVKVVAPAPAVAAAAAAPSCPEGWKLDKKSVNKKSGAYTCTAKAGTAAPASHAACPGSLSYFENSKKGQLGCKP; translated from the coding sequence ATGAAGAACATCCGCCTCCTCATCGCCGCTGCCATCGTCGTCGCTTCGGCCCCGCTGGCCGCGCAGACGCTGCAGTCCGTCAAGGTCGACCCGGCCACGGCCGAACCGGGCAAGCCGGTCACCATCACTGCCGCCTTCGACATCAGCAACGGCCTGAACTGCAACGTGCGCATCCACTTCGGCGACGGCGCGTCGCAGGACCAGAAGATCAACCAGGAGAAGGACGCCAACCTCGCGGTGCAGCACAGCTACGCCAAGGCCGGCAGCTACACGGTGAAGGTCGAGCCCAAGACCAAGTTGCCGGCGCTCAAGTGCCTGGGCAAGAACCAGGAGGCCGTGGTCAAGGTCGTGGCGCCCGCGCCCGCCGTCGCCGCGGCCGCGGCGGCCCCGAGCTGCCCCGAGGGCTGGAAGCTCGACAAGAAGAGCGTGAACAAGAAGAGCGGCGCCTACACCTGCACGGCCAAGGCCGGCACGGCCGCGCCGGCCAGCCATGCGGCCTGCCCGGGCTCGCTGAGCTACTTCGAGAACAGCAAGAAGGGCCAGCTCGGCTGCAAGCCCTGA
- a CDS encoding S8 family serine peptidase, translating to MSTTPLKILASLALALLAPPVLQAQTSQAPAGAMTARVIVKFKSDSALLRQQPADILQMHAGRAQALGARVGLPLQAGHGVAERTQVVFASGLTSAALAQRLSSEKDVEYAVPDRRKSRRVAPNDPLYTTAGTPGTSSGGPVAGQWYLRAPNSVTVSAINAEGAWDVTSGSASMVVAVLDTGVRFDHPDLAVKLLDGYDFVGADRNDNGVTLVPNTFLSSKDGNGVDANASDEGDGITLTETNDPAGLFYHCTSQDDTGQYLEERSSWHGTQVSGLIGALTNNGTGMASVGRNVRVLPVRVLSKCGGWDSDITAGMLWAAGIAVPGAAANPTPAKVLNLSLGGSGTCSALYTDIVGQVNARGAVIVASAGNGAGLAVSEPANCEGVIGVAGLRHAGSKVGYSDIGPEVSISAPAGNCVNTGSTEPCLYPILTTSNSGDFNPVAGAGGAIYTDAFNATLGTSFSAPLVAGTAALMLSVRPDLSPAEVRRFLRSSARAFPSLPGVPACRAPNSTPQDECNCTTTTCGAGMLDAATAVAAAANDPIVRIDVTPSQPAAGTAFTLTSAQTAVVAGRSIASYNWTLVSGGGIVSSLSGANTASASATPTAGGSFIVTLTVTDSLGETGSQTVEVSVTGAPPSSGGGGGALGLGWLAALLLAVFALWRARPAARVG from the coding sequence TTGAGCACCACCCCCCTGAAGATCCTGGCCTCGCTCGCACTGGCCCTGCTGGCGCCGCCGGTGCTGCAGGCGCAGACCTCCCAGGCGCCCGCGGGGGCGATGACGGCGCGCGTGATCGTCAAGTTCAAGTCGGATTCGGCGCTGCTGCGCCAGCAGCCGGCTGACATCCTGCAGATGCACGCCGGCCGTGCGCAGGCGCTGGGCGCCCGCGTCGGGCTGCCGCTGCAGGCCGGGCACGGCGTGGCCGAGCGCACGCAGGTGGTGTTCGCCAGCGGGCTGACGTCGGCGGCGCTGGCGCAGCGCCTGTCGAGCGAGAAGGACGTCGAGTACGCCGTGCCCGACCGTCGCAAGTCGCGCCGGGTGGCGCCCAACGACCCGCTGTACACGACGGCGGGAACGCCGGGCACGTCCAGCGGCGGCCCGGTGGCCGGCCAGTGGTACCTGCGTGCGCCCAACAGCGTCACGGTCTCGGCCATCAATGCCGAAGGAGCCTGGGACGTGACCTCGGGCAGCGCCAGCATGGTGGTGGCGGTGCTGGATACCGGCGTTCGCTTCGATCACCCCGACCTCGCGGTCAAGCTGCTGGACGGCTACGACTTCGTCGGTGCGGATCGCAACGACAACGGCGTGACGCTCGTTCCGAACACGTTCCTGAGCTCGAAGGACGGCAACGGGGTGGATGCAAATGCCAGTGACGAAGGCGACGGCATCACCCTGACCGAAACCAACGACCCGGCCGGCCTCTTCTACCACTGCACCTCGCAGGACGACACGGGGCAGTATCTGGAAGAGCGGAGTTCGTGGCACGGCACGCAGGTCAGCGGCCTGATCGGCGCGCTCACCAACAACGGCACCGGCATGGCCAGCGTGGGCCGCAACGTGCGCGTTCTGCCGGTACGCGTGCTGTCGAAGTGCGGCGGCTGGGACTCGGACATCACCGCCGGCATGCTCTGGGCCGCCGGTATCGCGGTGCCCGGCGCTGCCGCCAATCCCACCCCGGCGAAGGTGCTGAACCTGAGCCTGGGCGGCTCGGGCACCTGCTCGGCCCTGTACACCGACATCGTCGGGCAGGTGAACGCGCGCGGCGCGGTGATCGTGGCCTCGGCCGGCAACGGCGCAGGCCTTGCCGTGTCGGAGCCGGCCAATTGCGAGGGCGTGATCGGCGTGGCCGGCCTGCGCCACGCCGGCAGCAAGGTGGGCTACTCCGACATCGGGCCCGAGGTCAGCATCAGCGCGCCGGCCGGGAACTGCGTGAACACCGGTTCCACCGAACCCTGCCTGTACCCCATCCTGACCACCTCCAACAGCGGTGACTTCAACCCCGTGGCGGGTGCCGGCGGCGCGATCTACACCGACGCCTTCAACGCGACGCTGGGCACCAGCTTCTCGGCCCCGCTGGTCGCCGGCACCGCGGCGCTGATGCTGTCGGTGCGGCCCGACCTGTCGCCGGCCGAAGTGCGGCGATTCCTGCGCTCGTCGGCCCGTGCCTTCCCGTCGCTGCCCGGCGTGCCGGCCTGCCGCGCCCCGAACAGCACGCCCCAGGATGAGTGCAACTGCACCACCACCACCTGCGGCGCCGGCATGCTCGACGCGGCGACGGCCGTGGCGGCCGCAGCGAACGATCCGATCGTGCGCATCGACGTGACGCCCTCCCAGCCGGCGGCCGGCACGGCGTTCACGCTCACCTCGGCGCAGACGGCGGTGGTGGCCGGGCGCAGCATCGCCAGCTACAACTGGACGCTGGTCAGTGGCGGCGGCATCGTCTCGTCGCTGAGCGGGGCGAACACGGCCTCGGCCTCGGCCACGCCGACGGCCGGCGGCAGCTTCATCGTCACGCTGACCGTGACCGACTCTCTCGGCGAGACCGGCTCGCAGACCGTCGAGGTCAGCGTGACCGGCGCGCCGCCCAGCAGCGGTGGTGGCGGCGGCGCGCTCGGCCTGGGCTGGCTGGCGGCATTGCTGCTGGCGGTCTTCGCGCTGTGGCGGGCCCGGCCCGCGGCGCGGGTCGGCTGA